From Natronincola ferrireducens, the proteins below share one genomic window:
- the dapG gene encoding aspartate kinase, whose product MNNFNKYGVVCVDIIVQKFGGTSVSTRERRKMVIDKITEGKKAGYSLVIVVSAMGRKGEPYATDTLRNLVLENAPSCSLKHLDLLMSCGEIISSVVLASSLEEAGFDVVALTGYQAGLLTDDSFSNADILSIDASKILKHLEEDKIVVISGFQGATKDNEITTLGRGGSDTTAVALGVALNAKCVEIYTDVDGIMTADPNVVPKAKIIHEMNYDEVFQMADKGAKVIHPRAVEIAQNGNIPLKIKNTMSTHPGTTVYYCRKNGTLPYSSKSSKGLLTAITHKDDISQISIYTEANPEKDSQLLSALACGNISIDMINFFVDKKIFTIDGSQNLNLKNILRDFDVKYTILNNCSKVTIVGCRITGIPGVMATVVSALAKEGIKILQSSDSHSTISCLVPQEAGKKAVNILHEAFHLDQ is encoded by the coding sequence ATGAATAATTTCAATAAATATGGGGTGGTTTGTGTGGATATTATTGTGCAAAAATTTGGAGGAACCTCCGTGTCTACAAGAGAAAGAAGAAAAATGGTTATTGATAAAATAACTGAGGGAAAAAAAGCTGGCTACAGCCTGGTCATTGTGGTTTCTGCTATGGGCCGTAAAGGGGAGCCCTATGCCACAGATACCCTGAGGAATCTAGTATTGGAAAATGCCCCCAGCTGTAGCTTAAAGCACCTAGATCTTTTAATGTCCTGTGGTGAAATCATCTCTTCTGTCGTATTGGCCTCCTCTTTAGAAGAAGCTGGTTTTGATGTAGTGGCCCTCACAGGTTATCAGGCGGGACTTTTAACAGATGATAGCTTTAGTAATGCAGACATATTATCAATAGATGCTAGTAAAATATTAAAGCATTTGGAAGAGGACAAAATCGTTGTCATTTCTGGCTTCCAAGGGGCTACAAAGGATAATGAAATTACTACCCTAGGTCGTGGAGGCAGCGATACAACAGCTGTGGCCCTAGGAGTAGCCTTAAATGCAAAGTGTGTAGAGATTTATACCGACGTAGACGGTATCATGACAGCAGATCCAAATGTAGTGCCAAAAGCAAAAATAATCCATGAGATGAATTATGATGAAGTTTTTCAAATGGCCGATAAGGGAGCAAAGGTTATCCATCCAAGAGCAGTGGAAATTGCTCAAAATGGTAATATCCCTTTGAAAATTAAAAATACCATGTCTACCCATCCTGGCACCACTGTTTATTACTGCAGGAAAAATGGTACCCTCCCTTATTCTTCTAAATCCTCTAAAGGTTTATTAACTGCCATTACCCATAAGGATGATATAAGTCAGATATCCATTTATACAGAGGCCAATCCTGAAAAAGACAGCCAATTACTATCGGCTCTAGCCTGTGGAAATATCAGTATCGATATGATTAACTTCTTTGTCGATAAAAAAATCTTCACCATTGATGGAAGTCAAAACTTAAATCTTAAAAACATACTAAGGGATTTTGATGTAAAGTATACTATTTTAAATAACTGTAGTAAGGTAACTATTGTAGGCTGTCGAATTACTGGAATACCAGGAGTTATGGCTACAGTTGTCAGTGCCTTAGCCAAGGAAGGAATTAAAATCCTTCAAAGTTCTGACTCCCATTCTACTATCTCCTGCCTTGTACCACAGGAGGCAGGAAAAAAAGCCGTCAATATCTTACATGAGGCTTTCCATTTAGATCAATAG
- a CDS encoding NuoF family protein produces the protein MRNYRLHVLVCGGTACESQESRDIIQKFHEELEGVGYDKEVQVVKTGCFGFCEKGPIVKIHPDHVFYVEVKPQDIKEIVEEHVVKGRIVDRLLYKEPSNEKKIQEQENISFYHKQLRIALRNCGFINPEDIQEYIAEGGYLALGKVLTQMTPEEVIGIVKDSGLRGRGGGGFPTGYKWELTYRNKNDLKFIICNADEGDPGAFMDRSILEGDPHSVLEAMAIAGYAIGAEKGYIYIRAEYPLAIHRLNIAINQATEYGFLGEKIFDSSFNFDIELKYGAGAFVCGEETALINSVEGGRGEPNAKPPFPAESGLWDKPTCVNNVETFANIPQIILKGPKWFNGIGTEKSKGTKVFALAGKVNNVGLVEVPMGITLREIIYDIGGGIRENHKFKAVQTGGPSGGCIPEDYLDTPIDYETLKDIGSMMGSGGMIVMDENDCMINIAKFYLEFTEDESCGKCTPCRIGNKRLHEILVRISNGKGTEDDLKNLKTLGKIIKDSSLCGLGQSSPNPILSTMEYFPEEYHEHIFNKICPAGVCSMGKKKKQPVVPK, from the coding sequence ATGAGGAACTATCGATTACATGTACTAGTCTGTGGTGGAACTGCCTGTGAATCTCAAGAGAGTAGGGATATAATTCAGAAGTTCCATGAAGAACTAGAAGGCGTTGGTTATGATAAAGAAGTCCAGGTAGTAAAGACTGGATGCTTTGGCTTTTGTGAGAAGGGTCCTATCGTAAAAATTCATCCTGACCATGTATTTTATGTGGAGGTAAAACCCCAGGATATTAAAGAAATTGTTGAGGAGCATGTGGTAAAAGGCAGAATAGTAGACAGGTTATTGTATAAAGAACCTAGCAATGAGAAAAAGATTCAAGAACAAGAGAACATATCTTTTTATCATAAACAGTTGAGAATTGCCTTAAGAAACTGCGGATTCATTAACCCTGAAGATATTCAGGAGTACATAGCTGAAGGTGGTTATTTAGCCTTAGGAAAGGTGCTAACCCAAATGACTCCAGAGGAAGTGATAGGCATAGTAAAAGACAGTGGTCTTAGAGGTAGAGGTGGTGGTGGTTTTCCTACTGGATATAAGTGGGAGCTAACCTATCGTAATAAAAACGATTTAAAATTTATTATCTGCAATGCTGATGAGGGAGATCCAGGGGCCTTTATGGACAGGAGTATTCTAGAGGGAGATCCCCATAGTGTTCTAGAGGCCATGGCCATAGCAGGCTATGCCATCGGAGCAGAAAAGGGCTACATCTATATTCGAGCTGAGTATCCCTTAGCTATTCACCGATTAAATATTGCCATAAACCAAGCTACAGAGTATGGTTTTCTAGGAGAAAAGATATTTGATAGCAGCTTTAATTTTGATATTGAATTAAAATATGGTGCCGGAGCTTTTGTATGTGGAGAAGAAACAGCCCTTATCAACTCCGTAGAGGGTGGTCGGGGGGAACCTAATGCAAAGCCACCATTTCCAGCGGAAAGCGGATTATGGGACAAACCTACCTGTGTTAACAATGTAGAAACCTTTGCAAATATTCCACAAATTATTTTAAAGGGACCTAAATGGTTTAACGGTATAGGGACAGAAAAAAGTAAAGGAACAAAGGTTTTTGCCTTGGCTGGAAAGGTAAACAACGTTGGTCTAGTGGAGGTGCCTATGGGGATTACCCTAAGGGAGATTATCTACGATATAGGAGGAGGCATCCGTGAAAACCATAAATTTAAAGCAGTCCAGACGGGGGGACCTTCAGGGGGGTGTATTCCTGAGGATTATTTAGATACCCCAATAGATTATGAAACCTTAAAGGATATCGGGTCCATGATGGGTTCAGGGGGAATGATTGTCATGGATGAAAATGATTGTATGATAAATATTGCAAAATTTTATTTAGAATTTACAGAAGATGAATCCTGTGGGAAGTGTACCCCCTGTAGAATAGGGAATAAAAGATTACATGAGATTTTAGTAAGGATTTCTAATGGAAAGGGAACAGAAGATGATTTAAAAAATCTTAAAACCTTAGGAAAAATTATTAAGGATAGCTCCCTTTGTGGCCTAGGACAAAGCTCTCCAAATCCTATTTTAAGTACAATGGAATATTTTCCAGAAGAATATCATGAACACATATTTAACAAAATCTGTCCAGCAGGAGTATGCTCTATGGGTAAAAAGAAAAAGCAGCCAGTAGTACCGAAATAA
- a CDS encoding Na+/H+ antiporter NhaC family protein: protein MKDNIVKKQDAYCISLFSLILIAVCIFFNFSLFFGFLGGIIFSFLLLLKKGFSVDDLVQIILESLKECGLLYLLILLIGATISIWLSSGVVPAMIYYGFQYMQGMNFLFSAFVITSIMGIFMGTAVGTISTMGIALLGIGRGFGVPEGVLLGAIVSGAYIADKISPISGLLNLTLSTTQTTYKETLKAMTQTLVPVYILTVLIYYYIGKTYNVNGELDSLQEYQWAILDGFYISPLLLLLPLGVLCLTIVGVKIIPTISLALLGGIIVSTSLQGMPVFDVFHAMFFGFKGNTASSELNSILFSGGIKSMFEVVLIVGGAIALSGILEKSGLIRLMIHEAIAKTKSRSKLIFKTGVISSILTATTCDQAVGIIIPSRFLKDKYQELGLNNRILARTISDTGTVIAPLIPWNVNALIIGMISGVSITSYIPYAVLCYLFPIVTMIVGSEFKIEKAISIEMES, encoded by the coding sequence ATGAAGGACAACATCGTAAAAAAACAGGATGCTTATTGCATTAGTTTATTCAGTTTAATTCTTATAGCTGTTTGTATTTTCTTTAATTTTTCTTTATTTTTTGGTTTTCTTGGAGGCATTATATTTTCCTTCCTTTTACTACTGAAAAAGGGTTTTTCTGTAGATGATTTAGTACAAATCATCCTGGAGAGCTTAAAGGAGTGTGGACTCCTTTATTTGTTAATTTTATTAATTGGCGCCACCATTTCCATATGGCTATCTTCAGGGGTTGTTCCTGCCATGATTTATTATGGGTTCCAGTATATGCAAGGGATGAATTTTTTATTTTCGGCCTTTGTAATTACTTCTATTATGGGGATTTTTATGGGAACAGCTGTAGGAACAATAAGTACCATGGGAATAGCTTTGTTAGGAATTGGAAGGGGTTTTGGGGTGCCAGAAGGGGTTTTATTAGGGGCCATTGTTTCGGGGGCATATATCGCAGATAAAATTTCTCCTATTTCAGGTTTGTTAAACCTTACTTTGTCCACCACCCAAACCACCTATAAGGAAACTTTAAAGGCTATGACCCAAACATTAGTGCCAGTATATATCCTAACGGTCTTAATATATTATTATATAGGAAAGACCTACAATGTTAATGGGGAATTAGATAGCCTACAGGAATATCAATGGGCAATACTGGATGGATTTTATATATCTCCGTTACTATTATTATTGCCATTAGGAGTTCTATGTTTGACGATAGTAGGCGTGAAAATTATTCCAACCATATCCTTAGCCCTACTGGGAGGAATTATTGTCAGTACCAGTCTACAAGGAATGCCTGTTTTTGATGTGTTTCATGCCATGTTTTTTGGTTTTAAGGGGAATACTGCTTCTTCTGAGTTAAATAGCATTCTATTTAGTGGGGGAATCAAATCAATGTTTGAGGTAGTATTGATTGTGGGGGGAGCCATAGCATTGAGTGGCATTTTAGAAAAATCTGGTTTAATCAGATTGATGATCCATGAGGCTATAGCTAAAACAAAATCAAGGAGCAAGCTTATTTTTAAAACAGGAGTCATTAGCAGCATATTAACGGCTACAACCTGTGACCAGGCGGTGGGAATTATTATCCCCAGCCGCTTCCTAAAGGATAAATACCAGGAGCTGGGATTAAACAATAGAATTCTAGCAAGAACAATTTCAGATACAGGAACCGTCATCGCACCATTGATACCCTGGAATGTAAATGCATTAATTATTGGAATGATTTCAGGTGTTTCTATAACAAGTTATATACCCTATGCTGTACTTTGTTACCTTTTCCCCATCGTAACCATGATAGTGGGAAGTGAGTTTAAAATAGAAAAAGCTATCTCTATTGAGATGGAGTCTTAG
- a CDS encoding (2Fe-2S) ferredoxin domain-containing protein, which translates to MKAIKSLEELKKIREAANDRLTIRRAGEEEHIKVMVGMATCGIAAGARETFNTLFEEIDKRNLKNVYLVQVGCMGYCHDEPIVQVNVPGEAAILYGKVDKKKAIDIIEKHIENGELLQDSIISKSFHKA; encoded by the coding sequence ATGAAGGCGATTAAATCCCTAGAGGAATTAAAAAAGATCAGAGAAGCTGCCAATGACAGACTTACTATAAGAAGGGCAGGAGAGGAGGAACATATAAAAGTAATGGTGGGAATGGCCACCTGCGGCATTGCGGCTGGGGCTCGTGAAACCTTTAATACTCTTTTTGAAGAGATTGATAAGAGAAATCTTAAAAATGTATATTTAGTCCAAGTAGGATGTATGGGTTATTGTCATGATGAACCTATTGTACAGGTAAATGTCCCAGGAGAAGCAGCTATTCTATATGGGAAGGTAGATAAGAAAAAGGCTATAGACATTATTGAAAAGCATATAGAAAATGGAGAGCTACTACAGGACTCCATTATTTCTAAATCCTTTCATAAGGCATAG
- the purD gene encoding phosphoribosylamine--glycine ligase has product MKVLVIGGGGREHTIVWKLRQSPKVTEIYCAPGNPGIDALAKCVDISSDNIEELVEFSREMSVDLTVVGPEIPLVEGIVDRFKDAGLNIIGPSMAAAQLEGSKAFSKRFMEKYNIPTAAYHEIGSYEEAIEVLKHYSFPVVIKADGLAAGKGVLICEDQVEAEKALQDILIHNIFGTSGSKVVIEEFLEGIETSILCFVDGKAIVPMVSSQDHKRIFDGDKGPNTGGMGTYSPNYVYTDEIASVVETTILKPTLKGIQQENMDYRGILFIGLMITKEGPKVLEYNVRFGDPETQVVLPRLETDLVEIFDAILQQQLSNIAIKWNNQAVVCVVLASGGYPDAYEKGKEITGIETVDNNTMVFHAGTAIKDGKLVTNGGRVLGVTSWGEDIETARNQAYDSVDKIYFHGKNYRKDIAVK; this is encoded by the coding sequence ATGAAGGTATTGGTAATTGGTGGTGGTGGTCGTGAACACACCATTGTATGGAAACTAAGACAAAGCCCCAAGGTTACGGAGATCTACTGTGCTCCTGGCAATCCTGGAATAGATGCTTTAGCAAAGTGTGTAGATATATCGTCAGATAATATAGAAGAACTTGTAGAATTTTCCCGGGAAATGTCAGTGGATTTAACAGTAGTGGGACCTGAGATTCCTTTGGTGGAGGGAATTGTTGATAGATTTAAAGATGCAGGGTTAAATATCATTGGTCCATCCATGGCAGCAGCCCAATTAGAGGGAAGCAAGGCCTTTTCAAAAAGATTTATGGAAAAATACAATATTCCTACTGCTGCCTATCATGAGATAGGGAGCTATGAAGAAGCAATAGAGGTTTTGAAGCATTATAGCTTTCCTGTGGTTATCAAGGCAGATGGTCTAGCAGCAGGAAAGGGTGTTTTGATTTGTGAAGATCAAGTGGAGGCTGAAAAAGCCCTGCAGGACATTTTGATTCACAATATATTTGGCACTTCAGGTAGCAAAGTAGTTATAGAAGAGTTTTTAGAAGGGATAGAAACCTCAATCCTTTGTTTTGTAGATGGGAAAGCCATCGTGCCAATGGTCAGTAGTCAGGATCATAAGAGAATATTTGATGGTGATAAGGGACCCAATACAGGAGGTATGGGTACATATTCCCCCAACTATGTCTATACCGATGAAATTGCCAGCGTAGTGGAGACCACTATTTTAAAACCTACTTTAAAGGGTATTCAACAGGAAAATATGGACTACAGAGGAATTTTATTTATTGGGTTAATGATTACAAAGGAAGGACCTAAAGTTCTGGAATATAATGTGAGATTTGGAGATCCAGAAACCCAAGTGGTATTACCAAGATTAGAGACGGATTTAGTAGAAATATTTGATGCAATCCTCCAGCAACAGCTATCTAATATTGCTATTAAATGGAATAATCAAGCTGTAGTTTGTGTGGTACTGGCTTCCGGTGGATATCCAGATGCCTATGAAAAGGGAAAAGAAATTACAGGTATAGAAACCGTAGACAACAATACGATGGTCTTTCATGCAGGAACTGCCATCAAGGATGGAAAATTAGTGACCAATGGAGGTAGGGTTCTAGGTGTTACCTCCTGGGGAGAAGATATAGAAACCGCTAGAAATCAAGCTTATGACAGTGTAGATAAAATTTATTTTCACGGGAAAAACTATCGCAAGGATATTGCAGTGAAATGA
- a CDS encoding ECF transporter S component produces MKKTTYFITRTSLLLSLALIFQIAFRTFAQPIVGPLINLILIISVIKVGVVSAVMIGCLTPLIAFLIGITPLLPLIPFIMIGNSIFAYIFNYFYRKERLANDYRAIIPAAFGKFIFLALSIRYLVTLFIPQVPLNLIAAFTWPQLYTALIGGFLAIFISKLLK; encoded by the coding sequence ATGAAAAAAACCACTTATTTTATTACAAGAACTAGTTTATTGTTGTCTTTAGCTTTAATTTTTCAAATTGCCTTTAGAACCTTTGCCCAACCTATAGTAGGACCATTGATAAATCTTATTTTAATTATCAGTGTCATCAAGGTAGGGGTGGTTTCAGCTGTTATGATAGGATGTCTTACACCCCTCATAGCATTTTTAATTGGCATTACTCCACTACTACCCTTGATACCCTTTATTATGATAGGTAATAGTATTTTTGCCTACATATTTAATTATTTTTATAGGAAAGAACGATTGGCTAATGACTATAGGGCCATCATTCCAGCAGCCTTTGGGAAATTTATATTTTTAGCCCTTTCCATAAGATACCTAGTCACCTTATTTATTCCCCAGGTACCACTAAACCTCATAGCCGCCTTTACTTGGCCCCAACTATATACCGCCTTGATTGGTGGGTTTTTAGCCATCTTTATTTCAAAGCTATTAAAATAA
- a CDS encoding YerC/YecD family TrpR-related protein, translating to MSYQSRIKDGFTDALFEAILELETVEECYRFFEDVCTIKEIQSISQRLEVAKLLKEGRTYIEIEKTTGASTATISRVNRCLHYGADGYKLVLKRLDEQQKQSEEDLQQE from the coding sequence ATGTCTTATCAGTCAAGAATTAAAGATGGATTTACCGATGCGTTATTTGAAGCGATTTTAGAGCTAGAGACAGTAGAGGAGTGCTATAGATTTTTTGAAGATGTTTGCACCATTAAAGAAATTCAATCCATATCCCAAAGGCTAGAGGTTGCCAAGCTACTGAAGGAAGGGCGAACCTACATTGAAATAGAAAAAACTACGGGGGCCAGTACCGCCACCATTAGTAGAGTTAATCGTTGCCTTCATTATGGGGCCGACGGATATAAGCTAGTCCTAAAAAGGTTAGACGAACAACAAAAACAAAGTGAAGAAGATTTACAACAAGAATAA
- a CDS encoding phosphatase — protein sequence MKLILDTHCHTLSSGHAYSTIQEMAAYAKTIDFQLIAITDHGPKMPGSAHKLHFRNLRVVPKEINGVEVLRGVEVNILDYDGKLDLSDNVLKDLDLVIASLHHPCIKSGTVEENTHALINVIKNPYIHIIGHPGNPAYPIDIEKVIDAAKEYNTLIEINNSSLKPETFRVGSKENCYNILKACRDKGVSVVVGSDAHIAFHIGNFSVAQEMLEDLQVPEELVMNTSVERLKAALSKKQK from the coding sequence ATGAAGCTTATATTAGATACCCATTGCCACACTTTATCCAGTGGTCATGCCTATAGCACTATACAAGAAATGGCTGCCTATGCTAAAACCATAGACTTTCAATTGATTGCTATTACTGACCATGGGCCTAAGATGCCTGGAAGTGCCCATAAATTGCATTTTAGAAATTTAAGGGTTGTACCAAAAGAAATAAATGGGGTGGAAGTTTTGAGGGGGGTAGAGGTAAATATATTGGATTATGATGGAAAGCTGGACCTTTCAGACAATGTTCTAAAGGATTTAGATTTGGTTATCGCCAGCCTACATCACCCCTGTATCAAATCAGGAACTGTGGAGGAAAATACCCATGCCCTCATCAACGTTATAAAAAATCCCTATATACATATTATCGGACATCCTGGAAACCCAGCCTATCCAATAGATATTGAAAAGGTAATAGATGCTGCTAAAGAGTACAACACCCTAATAGAAATTAACAATAGTTCCCTCAAACCAGAAACCTTTAGGGTGGGTAGTAAGGAAAACTGCTACAATATCTTAAAGGCATGTCGTGACAAGGGGGTTTCTGTAGTAGTAGGTAGTGATGCCCATATTGCCTTTCATATAGGAAACTTTTCTGTGGCACAGGAGATGCTAGAGGACCTTCAGGTGCCAGAGGAATTAGTGATGAACACTTCTGTAGAAAGACTAAAAGCAGCCCTGAGTAAAAAACAAAAGTAA
- a CDS encoding methionine ABC transporter ATP-binding protein, translating to MIELKNISKLYESKEGNVLALKNISLTVDKGDIYGIMGLSGAGKSTLIRCINLLEKPTSGEVRIDGIDLTKLSPNNLRKCRRDMGMIFQNYHLLTSRTVEKNVAYPLELDGMKKDEIKIRVHQLLELVGLQDKKNHYPSQLSGGQRQRVAIARALATNPKILLSDEATSALDPITSRSILNLLREINEKLDITVVLITHQMEVIQQICKKVAVLKDGEIVERGCVNQIFKTPQHPYTNLLLGNKAFEKHQPIPLDLFRNVKVGGL from the coding sequence ATGATTGAGTTAAAAAACATCAGTAAGCTTTATGAATCAAAGGAGGGGAATGTTTTAGCCTTAAAGAACATCAGTTTAACCGTAGATAAGGGAGATATCTACGGTATCATGGGTCTTAGCGGTGCTGGAAAATCTACTTTGATCCGTTGTATTAATCTACTAGAGAAGCCTACCTCAGGAGAGGTTCGGATAGATGGTATCGACCTAACAAAGCTTTCTCCTAATAACCTTAGAAAATGCCGTCGAGATATGGGTATGATTTTTCAAAATTATCATTTGCTAACCAGTAGAACTGTAGAGAAAAATGTAGCCTATCCCCTAGAGTTGGATGGTATGAAAAAAGACGAAATAAAGATTAGAGTTCATCAATTGCTAGAATTAGTAGGCCTTCAAGACAAAAAGAATCATTACCCTTCTCAATTAAGTGGGGGACAAAGACAAAGGGTTGCTATTGCCAGGGCTTTAGCCACAAATCCCAAAATATTGTTAAGTGATGAAGCTACTTCTGCCTTAGATCCCATCACCAGTAGAAGCATCTTGAACCTATTAAGAGAAATTAATGAAAAGTTAGATATTACAGTTGTACTGATTACCCATCAAATGGAGGTTATTCAACAAATCTGTAAGAAGGTGGCTGTGTTAAAGGACGGAGAGATTGTAGAGAGGGGTTGTGTAAACCAAATATTTAAGACACCTCAGCATCCCTATACCAATCTCCTATTGGGTAACAAGGCCTTCGAAAAACATCAGCCTATACCACTGGATTTGTTCAGAAATGTAAAGGTAGGAGGTTTATAA
- a CDS encoding MetQ/NlpA family ABC transporter substrate-binding protein, translating to MKKKSILFIIGLLVISLLAGCTQAEDTSGDTAITEEETAIIKVGATPVPHSEILEFIKPILADKGITLDIVEFTDYVTPNLALGDGEIDANFFQHVPYMETFAANNGLELTAATKVHVEPLGLYSKKLTSIEELEDGATIAIPNDPTNGGRALLLLQYYGFIELKEDASLTATEMDIASNPKNLKFISLESPQLPRALDDVEAAIINTNYALEAGFNPINDSLIMEDANSPYANVLTIRSEDKNNEKILTLIEILNSSEVKEFIETKYQGAVVPAF from the coding sequence ATGAAAAAGAAAAGTATTTTATTTATTATTGGATTATTGGTAATTAGTTTATTAGCAGGCTGCACCCAAGCTGAAGATACAAGTGGTGATACTGCTATAACAGAGGAAGAAACAGCTATAATAAAGGTTGGTGCCACCCCAGTTCCCCATTCAGAAATATTAGAATTTATTAAACCTATTCTAGCAGATAAAGGTATCACGTTAGATATTGTAGAATTTACTGATTACGTTACACCAAACCTAGCTTTAGGTGATGGAGAAATTGATGCCAACTTTTTTCAGCACGTTCCCTATATGGAAACTTTTGCAGCTAACAATGGTTTAGAATTAACTGCTGCCACAAAGGTTCATGTAGAGCCTTTAGGCTTATATTCTAAAAAACTTACTAGCATTGAAGAATTAGAGGATGGTGCAACTATTGCTATCCCCAATGACCCAACCAATGGCGGTAGAGCTCTTTTATTACTTCAATATTATGGATTCATTGAATTGAAAGAGGATGCTTCCTTAACAGCCACCGAAATGGATATTGCATCTAACCCTAAAAATTTAAAATTTATTTCTTTAGAATCTCCACAACTACCTAGAGCTTTGGATGATGTTGAGGCTGCTATTATCAACACCAATTATGCTCTAGAGGCTGGATTTAACCCTATAAATGATTCATTAATCATGGAGGATGCCAACTCTCCCTATGCCAACGTATTAACCATTCGTTCTGAAGATAAAAACAATGAAAAAATTCTAACTTTAATTGAAATATTAAATTCTTCAGAGGTTAAGGAATTCATTGAAACTAAATATCAAGGAGCAGTAGTACCTGCTTTTTAA
- a CDS encoding NADH-quinone oxidoreductase subunit NuoE family protein, producing MPEELRVKEKNNLEETLPKEHYDELEEYINSLPSLEGRLIQILHKAQDIFGYLPRDVQLFIARKLGLSGAKVNGVVSFYTYFTEEARGEYVINVCTGTACFVKGANKLLEEFQSRLKVSVGDTTEDKKFTLKDVRCVGACGLAPLIVINDKVYGRVKPEEIDAILSEYQ from the coding sequence ATGCCTGAGGAGCTTAGAGTAAAAGAAAAAAATAATCTTGAAGAAACCCTACCTAAGGAGCATTATGATGAGCTGGAGGAATATATCAATAGCTTACCTTCTTTAGAGGGAAGATTGATACAGATTCTCCATAAGGCCCAAGATATTTTTGGTTACTTGCCAAGAGATGTTCAGTTGTTCATTGCAAGAAAACTAGGATTATCAGGGGCTAAGGTAAATGGTGTGGTTTCTTTTTATACTTATTTTACTGAAGAAGCTAGAGGAGAGTATGTCATCAACGTCTGCACAGGAACCGCCTGTTTTGTCAAAGGAGCCAATAAGCTTTTGGAGGAATTCCAAAGTAGGCTAAAGGTTTCCGTAGGAGACACCACAGAGGACAAGAAATTCACATTGAAGGATGTTCGATGTGTTGGAGCTTGTGGCTTAGCCCCCCTAATTGTTATTAATGATAAGGTATATGGGAGGGTGAAACCAGAAGAAATTGATGCAATCTTATCTGAATATCAATAG
- a CDS encoding methionine ABC transporter permease translates to MDKLLSLIIPSLQETLYMVSISTLIAVLIGTPIGIILVITRKNHIMENKGLHNIFSYIVNIGRSFPFIILMISIIPFTRGIVGTSIGTTAAIVPLTVATIPFFSRIIENALLEVNKGVIEASQAMGATNLQIIYKVLIPESMPAIILGITITLVNVIGYSAMAGAVGGGGLGDLAIRYGYHRFDKNLMIWTVLVLIVMVQFIQISGTILAKKIDRR, encoded by the coding sequence ATGGATAAATTATTGAGCTTGATTATTCCTTCTCTACAGGAAACACTTTATATGGTTTCAATATCTACCCTAATAGCTGTTTTGATTGGAACACCTATAGGAATTATTTTGGTGATTACTAGAAAAAATCATATTATGGAAAATAAAGGGCTCCACAACATTTTTTCCTATATTGTCAATATAGGGAGATCCTTTCCCTTTATCATCCTGATGATTTCTATCATTCCTTTTACTAGAGGAATTGTGGGGACTTCTATCGGAACAACTGCCGCTATTGTTCCTTTGACGGTAGCTACCATTCCCTTCTTTTCTAGAATTATAGAAAATGCTCTATTGGAGGTTAATAAAGGCGTTATAGAAGCCTCTCAAGCTATGGGAGCTACAAACCTACAAATTATTTATAAGGTTTTGATTCCAGAAAGCATGCCAGCTATTATCCTAGGCATTACCATTACTCTAGTAAATGTCATTGGCTATTCAGCCATGGCGGGGGCTGTAGGAGGAGGTGGTCTAGGGGATTTAGCAATACGCTATGGTTATCATCGTTTTGATAAAAACCTTATGATATGGACAGTACTTGTATTGATTGTCATGGTACAGTTCATACAGATTTCAGGAACTATTTTAGCTAAAAAAATTGACAGGAGGTAA